The Diaminobutyricimonas aerilata nucleotide sequence GAGACCCAGGAACGGGATCCACGACAGGATCACGAGCGAGCCGACACCGATGATGAACGAGGTGAGCGACAGGCCCTGCTTGACGCCACCACCGGGCGTGCCGGCGGGGGCGGAGTAGGGGGAGGGCTGGTGCGCGGCCGGCGGCGGCGTGGCGCCCGAGGGCGGGGGCACGTCAGGGGGCGGCGGCGGAGGCACGTTGGTCATTGAGGGGTCTCCTTCTGGGACGAAATGTCCTCACTGGGCGCCCCCATAGTGGCAGCACGGGAGAACAGTGTCAACGCGCTGGACGGCGCGCCGGGAAGAGCCCAAAGGCCCGCGAACCCGCAGAAGTCACATCTGGACGGTCGTGACCGGCAGGGTCGAATCGGCCCCGAAGCCGAGCCCGGACGGCGCGCGCCCCGCGGCGATGAGCCCAGCGCCGACCGCGGCGATCATCGCCCCGTTGTCGGTGCAGAGCGACAACGGCGGCACCCGCAGTTCCACTCCGGCCGCATCCGCCCGCTCCTGGGCGAGCCCCCGGATGCGGGCGTTCGCCGCCACGCCGCCGCCGAGCAGCAGGCGAGGCACACCCCGGTCGACGCACGCGGCGATCGCCTTCGCCGTGAGCACGTCGGCGACCGACTCCCGGAAACTCGCCGCCACATCCGCCACCGGCACGTGCTCGCCGGCGTCCTGGCGTTGCTCCACCCAGCGGGCCACCGCGGTCTTGAGTCCCGAGAACGAGAAGTCGTAGCGGTGGCGTTCGAGGTCCTTCGGCTGGGTGAGGCCGCGGGGGAAGCGGATGGCGGCGGGGTCGCCGGATGCCGCGGCCTCGTCGATGCGCGGGCCGCCCGGGTATCCGAGCCCGAGCAGGCGGGCGACCTTGTCGAAGGCCTCCCCAGCCGCGTCGTCGATCGTCTCGCCGAGCAGTTCGACGTCGGAGAGCAGGTCCCGCACGTGCAGGAGTGAGGTGTGTCCGCCGGAGACGAGCAGCGCGATCGTCGGCAGTTCGAGTTCGCTGCCGTCGGCGCGCAACACGTCGGCGCCGACGTGGCCGACGAGGTGATTGACCGCGTAGAGCGGCTTGCCGGTCGCGAGGGCGAGTCCCTTCGCGGCGCCGATGCCGACCATGAGCGCCCCGGAGAGTCCGGGTCCGCTCGTCACCGCGATGCCGTCGAGTTCGTCCAGGGTGACGCCTGCGGTGTCGAGCGCCTCGCGCAGCGTCGGTTCGAGCGCCTCGAGGTGCGCCCGCGCGGCGACCTCGGGCACGACTCCCCCGTAGCGCGCGTGCTCGTCCATCGACGAGGCGATGACGTTGGCGAGCAGCTCGCGGCCGCGCACGATCCCGATGCCGGTCTCGTCGCAGCTCGTCTCGATGCCGAGCACGAGGGGGCCGCTCATCGCGTGGGCTCCCCGCGCATGATGACCGCATCGATGCCGCCGCGGTAGTAGCGGGGGCGCACGGCGATGCGTTCGAAGCCGAACGACTCGTAGAGCGCCTGGGCGTTCGGGTTGTCGGCCCGCACCTCGAGGAACACCCGCTCGACGCCGCGTTCGCGGGCCTCGGCGAGGAGTGCGGCGAACAGTTCGCGCCCGAGGCCCTGCCGCCGCACATGCGGGGCGACCGCGATCGTCTGGATGTCGCCGTCGCCGGTGCCGCGCGGGGCGAGCAGTCCGGCGTAGCCGATCACCGCATCCGCGTCGTCGACGGCCACGAGGTAGTGCCCGTGCTCGCCGGTGAGCTCGGATCTCATGGTGTCGGCTGACCAGGCGTCGTCGTCGAACGTCGCCGTCTCGAGCGCCATGATCGCGTCGAGGTCATCGATCGTCGCGGGGCGCAGCCGGGTCACGACACCCTCCGCGCGCCGCGGTTGCTCGCCGACATGGTCACGTCGGGAGAGCGGAGGTACAGGGCACGGTCGTCGGCGAATGGTCGCCCGGCGGCATAGAGGCGTTCGGCGAGCATGCCGAGCGCGCCGGCGGAGACGGGGGCGTGCTCGAGACGCGGCAGTGCCGTCTCGAGCTCGTCGGGTCGCGCGATCTCCGGTCCGCGGATGCGCCGGGGCAGGCCGAGCTCGTCGGGCGCGTCGTATTCGGACCAGTACACCTCGCGGCGACGCGCGTCGGTGATGATCGCGACCGCGTCGGCGTGCGCGAAGGCGAGGGCGTCGTGGCTCACGACGGGCACGAGCGGGCGTCCGGTGCCGAACGCGAAGGTTCGCGCGGCGGCGATGCCGACCCGCAGGCCGGTGAAGGGGCCGGGACCCATCCCGACGGCGACACCGGAGAGGTCCGACGCGGTGACCCCCGCATCCGCGAGGCTCCGCTCGATCAGCAGCCCGACGACCTCGGCGTGGCGGCGGGTGTCCGCCTCGGTGTGCTCGGCGAGCACGCCGGCGTCGCGGTCGACCACGGCGACGCTCGTCCCCGAAGAGGTGTCGATCGCCAGCAGCACGGCGACCAGCCTAAGCGCTCCCGCCGCGGGGGTACGCCCGTGCTCGCCCCGCTGGTCGAGTAGGCGCGGCGAAGCCCGCCGTATCGAGACCGCTGACGCCGATGTCCCGACTCAGGGTTGCGGCAGGGAGGTCTCGATACGGGCGCCAGAGCGCCCTACTCGACCAGCGGGTGCGGCTCCGGTGGCGGGGCGACCCAACTCAGGTCGGTCCAGCGGGGGCCGTGGCCGGTGATACGCACGCGCCGCGGGGTCGCTTCGTCCGATTCGGGGTCGGCCGCGACGTCGCCGTGCCCGCGGTCGATGTCGACCTCGAGCCATGATTCGGCGACGCCGTCGAGCAGGCCCGCGCCCCACTCGACCACCACGATCGAGCCGGGGTAGTCGAGGTCGAGGTCGTCGAGTTCCGTCGCATCGCCGAGCCGGTAGGCGTCGACGTGCACGAGCGGGGCGCCGGAAGTGCGCGGATGGGTGCGGGCGAGCACGAAGGTGGGGCTCGTCACCGTGCCGCGCACGCCGAGGGCGGCACCGAGTCCGCGGGTGAGCGTCGTCTTGCCGGCGCCGAGTTCGCCGTTGAGGGCGACGAGATCCCCGGCATCGAGGCGACCGGCGAGGCGCGCGCCGAGCGCCTCCATCTCGTCGGGTGTTCCGACGATCAGTTCCACGCTCATCCGCGGTACCGCCGGGGTACTCGCGGGCCGACCCGCGTGACGATCTCGTAGTTGATGGTGTCGGCCGCGAGCGCCCAGTCGTCGGCGGAGGGCACTCCGTCGGCCGGGTCGCCGAACAGCACGGCGCGGTCCCCCGCCTGCACGGGTGTGTTCCCGACGTCGACGACGAACTGGTCCATCGCGATGCGGCCGCTCACCGTGTGGGTGACGCCGCCGATCGTCACGGGACCGCGGTTGGACGCCTGTCGGGGCACCCCGTCGGCGTAACCCATCGCCACGAGCGCGAGGGTCGTGTCGCCGGCCGTGCGGTAGGTGAATCCGTACGACACCCCGCTGCCGGCGGGCACGCGCTTGACCGACACGACCTCCGCCGAGAGCGTCATCGCGGGGGTGAGTCCGAGTTCGGCGCTCGAGACGCCGTCGAAGGGCGAGAGGCCGTACATGCCGATGCCGAGGCGCACCATGCCGAAGCGGCAGTCCTCATGACGGATCGCCGCGGCCGTCGAGGCGAAGTGCACCGCCTCGGGCGCGAGCCCGGCCGCGCGAGCCGCATCCAGGTGACGGTGGAAGGCGGCGAGCTGCTCGCGGTCGTCGTCGTCGCTCGCGTTCGCGAGGTGGCTGAAGATCCCGCGCACGCTCAGCCGGCCGGCGCTCTCCAACGCCGCCGCCCGGTCGAGCACGGCCGGCAGCTCGCTCTCCGGGATGCCGTTGCGGCTGAGCCCGGTGTCGGTCTTGAGGTGCACGGTGGCCCCGGCGTCGCCCGCCCGCTCGAGCTGGTCGGCGGTGCTGATGCCGAGGTCGATGTCGGCCTCGACGGCGGCGCGCATGTCGACGTCGCCGGGGTGCAGCCAGCAGAGCAGCGGTGCGGTGATGCCCGCCGCGCGCAGCGCGAGCGCCTCGGCCAGGTCGGCGGTGCCGATCCACTCGGCCCCCGCCTCCAGCGCCGCCCGCGCGACCGGGAGGGCGCCGTGCCCGTACCCGTCCGCCTTCACGACCGCCATCGCGGTCGCCCCTCCGGCGCCGCGGCGCAGCACCTCGACGTTCCGGCGCACGGCGTCGAGGTTCACGAGCGCCTCGCGCAGCGTCATGACTCCACCACCACGTAGGCGACGGCGATCCCGGCGTCGTGCGACATCGAGAGGTGGATGCGGGCGATGCCGCGCTCCTCGACGAGCGCGGCGAGGCGGCCGGTGATGCGGAAGTCCGGGTCGCCCTGCGGTCCGGAGACGACGGCGATGTCGTGCCAGGTCACCCCGTCGGATCCGCCGAGCGCTTTGATGAGCGCTTCCTTCGCGGCGAACCGGCCCGCGAGGCTGCGCAGCGGACGCGGCCGACCGTCGACGACCTGCTCATCCGCGCCGAACAGCCGGTCGCGCAGCCGCGGCGTGCGACTCAGAGCCCGTTCGAAACGGGCGAGATCCACGACGTCGACGCCGATCCCGGCGATCACGGCTACTCGACCGTGACCGACTTGGCGAGGTTGCGCGGCTGGTCGACGTCGAGCCCCTTGGCGGCGGCGAGCTCCATGCCGAAGATGTGCAACGGCACGACCGACAGCAGCGGCTCGAACAGCGGCGCCGCGAGCGGGATGCGGATGACCTCGTCGGCGTACGGCAGCACGGCCGCGTCGCCCTCCTCGGCGATCGCGATGACGCGGGCGCCGCGGGCACGGATCTCCTGGATGTTCGACACGACCTTGGGGTGCAGCGACAGGGGGTCGCGCGGGCTCGGCACGACGACGAACACGATCTGACCCGGCTCGATGAGGGCGATCGGTCCGTGCTTGAGCTCGCCGGCGGCGAAGCCCTCGGCGTGGATGTACGCGAGCTCCTTGAGCTTGAGGGCACCCTCGAGCGCGACCGGGTATCCGACGTGGCGGCCGAGGAACAGGACGGAGCGGGTGTCCGCCATCCAGCGCGCGAGCTGACTGATCGTCTCGCCCGACTGCAGCACCTCGCTGAGCTTGGCGGGCACGGCCGCGAGCTCGGCGACCTGCTCGGCGATGAGCTCGGGGCTCAGCGAGCCGCGGATCGAGGCGAGCTGGAGTCCGAGCAGGTAGAGGGCGGTCACCTGCGCCACGAACGCCTTCGTCGAGGCCACGGCGACCTCGGGGCCGGCGTGCGTGTAGAGCACGGCATCCGACTCACGCGGGATGGTGGCGCCCTGGGTGTTGCAGATCGAGAGCGTGCGGGCCCCGGCCTCACGGGCGTACTTGACCGCCATGAGGGTGTCCATCGTCTCGCCGGACTGACTGATCGAGACGACCAGGGTGCGGTCGCCGATCACCGGCTCGCGGTAGCGGAACTCGTGCGAGAGCTGCACGTCGACGGGGACGCGCGCCCACTTCTCGATCGCGTAGGCGCCGAGCATGCCGGCGTAGGCGGCGGTGCCGCACGCGATGACGATGATGCGCTCGATGCCGGCGAGCGTGTCCGCTCCGAGCGGGTCGAGCTCGCTCAGCGAGACCGTTCCGTCGTGCACGCGGCCGAGGAGGGTGTTCGCGATCGCGTCGGGCTCTTCGCTGATCTCCTTCGCCATGAAGCTCGACCAGCCGCCCTTCTCGGCGGCGGACGCGTCCCAGGCGACCTCGAACTCGCGGGTCTCGACCGCGGCGCCGTCGAAGTCGGTGACGTCGACGGAGTCGGGGCGGATCGTGACGATCTGGTCCTGACCGATCTCCATCGCGCGCCGGGTGAACTCGACGAACGCGGCGACATCGGAGCCGAGGAAGTTCTCGCCGTCGCCGAGTCCGATCACGAGCGGCGAGTTGCGCCGGGCGCCGACGACGACGCCGGGCTGGTCGCGGTGCACGGCGAGCAGGGTGAAGGCGCCCTCGAGGCGCTTGACGACGTTGCGGAACGCCGCGGTGAGGTCGTTGGTGGCGCGGTACTCGCGGCCGACCAGGAGGGCGGCGACCTCGGTGTCGGTCTCGCTGGAGAATTCGGCGCCCTCGGCGAGCAGTTCCGCCTTGAGCTCGGCGAAGTTCTCGATGATGCCGTTGTGGATGAGCGCGAGCTTGCCGTCGTCGCCGAGATGCGGGTGAGCGTTCCCGTCGGTCGGGCCGCCGTGGGTGGCCCAGCGGGTGTGACCGATGCCGGTCGTGCCGTTCGGGAGGGGCGACTCCTCGAGGTCGTCGGCGAGGACCTGCAGCTTGCCGGCGCGCTTGCGCGTGCCGAGGGTGCCGTCGGCGTCGATGACCGCGACGCCCGCGGAGTCGTAGCCGCGGTACTCCAGGCGGCGCAGGCCGCCCATCAGCACCTCGATGCTCTTGGCATCACCGACATATCCCACGATTCCACACATGCCCCCGATTCTACGGGCGCGCGTCCGCGCGGGCTCGCCCGCGTTCGGGGCGACGGTCGCGGGGCTAGGCTGGCACGCGATGTCGGACCCCTCAGCCCACGGCTCCTCGCCGTTCCTCGAGATCGAGCGAGCAAGGTGGGCGGAGCTCGCACCGACGGTGCCGTTGCCGCTCGACGACGCCACCCTGGCGGGGCTCGTCGGAGTCGGCGACGTGCTGGATGCACGCGAGGTGCGCGAGGTGTACCTGCCGCTCAGCCGCCTGCTGGGACTGCACGTCGAGTCCGCCCGGCGGCTCAACGCCGCCCGCAACGGCTTCCTGCGACAGGAGCGCCCGACCACACCGTTCGTCGTCGGCATCGCCGGGTCGGTCGCCGTCGGCAAGTCGACGACCGCGCGACTGCTGCGCGAACTGCTCTCCCGGTGGGATGGCACTCCCCGGGTCGAGCTCGTGACGACCGACGGGTTCCTCTTCCCCAACGCCGAGTTGGAGCGCCGCGGGCTGATGCAGCGCAAGGGGTTCCCCGAGAGCTACGACCGCCGGGCGCTGCTGCGGTTCGTCAGCCGGGTCAAGAGCGGCGCCGACGAGGTCAGCGCACCGGTGTACTCGCATCTGAGCTACGACATCGTGCCGGACGCCGCGGTCGTGGTGCGCCGGCCCGACGTGCTCATCGTCGAGGGCCTCAACGTGCTGCAGCCCCCGCGCGCCGGCGGTCTCGCGGTGAGCGATCTGTTCGATGCGAGCATCTACGTCGACGCGCGCACGAGCGACATCGCGAGCTGGTACGAGGAACGCTTCCTCAGCCTCCAGCGTGGGGCGTTCGCCGATCCGCAGTCGTACTTCCACCGCTACGCCGCCCTCGACGAAGAGCAGGCGCGCAGTCGGGCCCGGGAGATCTGGGGCGCGATCAACGAGCCGAACCTGGTGGAGAACATCCTGCCGACCCGGTCGCGCGCGACGATCGTGCTGCGCAAGGGCGGCGACCACGCCGTCTCGACGGTGCTGCTCCGCAAGATCTGACGTGGGCGCCCTACTCGACCAGGGGGTCGGGGTCAGCGGGCGAGGTGCTCCCGCACGGCGTCGGCGAGCCGTTCGGCGATGCGCTGCGCCGTCGCCTCGTCGGCCGCCTCGACCATGACGCGCACCATCGGCTCGGTGCCCGAGGGGCGCAGCAGCACCCGTCCGGTGTCACCCAGCTCGGCCTCGGCCTCGCGCACCGCGGCGGCGACGCCGTCGCTGTCGCCCAGGGCGTGGTGGTTCACATCGCGCACGTTGATGAGCACCTGCGGGAACACCGTCATGATCGACGCGAGTTCCGCGAGGGTCTTGCCGGTGCGCGCCATCTCGGCGACGAGGTGCAGCCCGGTGAGGATGCCGTCGCCGGTGGTCGCGAAGTCCGTCATGATGACGTGCCCGGACTGCTCCCCGCCGAGCGACAGGTTCTGCTCGGTCAGCGTCTCG carries:
- the alr gene encoding alanine racemase; protein product: MTLREALVNLDAVRRNVEVLRRGAGGATAMAVVKADGYGHGALPVARAALEAGAEWIGTADLAEALALRAAGITAPLLCWLHPGDVDMRAAVEADIDLGISTADQLERAGDAGATVHLKTDTGLSRNGIPESELPAVLDRAAALESAGRLSVRGIFSHLANASDDDDREQLAAFHRHLDAARAAGLAPEAVHFASTAAAIRHEDCRFGMVRLGIGMYGLSPFDGVSSAELGLTPAMTLSAEVVSVKRVPAGSGVSYGFTYRTAGDTTLALVAMGYADGVPRQASNRGPVTIGGVTHTVSGRIAMDQFVVDVGNTPVQAGDRAVLFGDPADGVPSADDWALAADTINYEIVTRVGPRVPRRYRG
- the tsaB gene encoding tRNA (adenosine(37)-N6)-threonylcarbamoyltransferase complex dimerization subunit type 1 TsaB, whose product is MLLAIDTSSGTSVAVVDRDAGVLAEHTEADTRRHAEVVGLLIERSLADAGVTASDLSGVAVGMGPGPFTGLRVGIAAARTFAFGTGRPLVPVVSHDALAFAHADAVAIITDARRREVYWSEYDAPDELGLPRRIRGPEIARPDELETALPRLEHAPVSAGALGMLAERLYAAGRPFADDRALYLRSPDVTMSASNRGARRVS
- the coaA gene encoding type I pantothenate kinase, giving the protein MSDPSAHGSSPFLEIERARWAELAPTVPLPLDDATLAGLVGVGDVLDAREVREVYLPLSRLLGLHVESARRLNAARNGFLRQERPTTPFVVGIAGSVAVGKSTTARLLRELLSRWDGTPRVELVTTDGFLFPNAELERRGLMQRKGFPESYDRRALLRFVSRVKSGADEVSAPVYSHLSYDIVPDAAVVVRRPDVLIVEGLNVLQPPRAGGLAVSDLFDASIYVDARTSDIASWYEERFLSLQRGAFADPQSYFHRYAALDEEQARSRAREIWGAINEPNLVENILPTRSRATIVLRKGGDHAVSTVLLRKI
- the tsaD gene encoding tRNA (adenosine(37)-N6)-threonylcarbamoyltransferase complex transferase subunit TsaD, with the protein product MSGPLVLGIETSCDETGIGIVRGRELLANVIASSMDEHARYGGVVPEVAARAHLEALEPTLREALDTAGVTLDELDGIAVTSGPGLSGALMVGIGAAKGLALATGKPLYAVNHLVGHVGADVLRADGSELELPTIALLVSGGHTSLLHVRDLLSDVELLGETIDDAAGEAFDKVARLLGLGYPGGPRIDEAAASGDPAAIRFPRGLTQPKDLERHRYDFSFSGLKTAVARWVEQRQDAGEHVPVADVAASFRESVADVLTAKAIAACVDRGVPRLLLGGGVAANARIRGLAQERADAAGVELRVPPLSLCTDNGAMIAAVGAGLIAAGRAPSGLGFGADSTLPVTTVQM
- the glmS gene encoding glutamine--fructose-6-phosphate transaminase (isomerizing) — translated: MCGIVGYVGDAKSIEVLMGGLRRLEYRGYDSAGVAVIDADGTLGTRKRAGKLQVLADDLEESPLPNGTTGIGHTRWATHGGPTDGNAHPHLGDDGKLALIHNGIIENFAELKAELLAEGAEFSSETDTEVAALLVGREYRATNDLTAAFRNVVKRLEGAFTLLAVHRDQPGVVVGARRNSPLVIGLGDGENFLGSDVAAFVEFTRRAMEIGQDQIVTIRPDSVDVTDFDGAAVETREFEVAWDASAAEKGGWSSFMAKEISEEPDAIANTLLGRVHDGTVSLSELDPLGADTLAGIERIIVIACGTAAYAGMLGAYAIEKWARVPVDVQLSHEFRYREPVIGDRTLVVSISQSGETMDTLMAVKYAREAGARTLSICNTQGATIPRESDAVLYTHAGPEVAVASTKAFVAQVTALYLLGLQLASIRGSLSPELIAEQVAELAAVPAKLSEVLQSGETISQLARWMADTRSVLFLGRHVGYPVALEGALKLKELAYIHAEGFAAGELKHGPIALIEPGQIVFVVVPSPRDPLSLHPKVVSNIQEIRARGARVIAIAEEGDAAVLPYADEVIRIPLAAPLFEPLLSVVPLHIFGMELAAAKGLDVDQPRNLAKSVTVE
- a CDS encoding holo-ACP synthase, encoding MIAGIGVDVVDLARFERALSRTPRLRDRLFGADEQVVDGRPRPLRSLAGRFAAKEALIKALGGSDGVTWHDIAVVSGPQGDPDFRITGRLAALVEERGIARIHLSMSHDAGIAVAYVVVES
- the tsaE gene encoding tRNA (adenosine(37)-N6)-threonylcarbamoyltransferase complex ATPase subunit type 1 TsaE, which produces MSVELIVGTPDEMEALGARLAGRLDAGDLVALNGELGAGKTTLTRGLGAALGVRGTVTSPTFVLARTHPRTSGAPLVHVDAYRLGDATELDDLDLDYPGSIVVVEWGAGLLDGVAESWLEVDIDRGHGDVAADPESDEATPRRVRITGHGPRWTDLSWVAPPPEPHPLVE
- the rimI gene encoding ribosomal protein S18-alanine N-acetyltransferase, whose product is MTRLRPATIDDLDAIMALETATFDDDAWSADTMRSELTGEHGHYLVAVDDADAVIGYAGLLAPRGTGDGDIQTIAVAPHVRRQGLGRELFAALLAEARERGVERVFLEVRADNPNAQALYESFGFERIAVRPRYYRGGIDAVIMRGEPTR